TCACGGTCCGCGTCGGGCTCTTCTTGCCGCCCTGTTCAGCCCAAATCTCATAGTCGACGGCGAGAGACAATTGGCCAAAGCGGTAGCTGCCATCCGAGGTGCTGATGAAGCTCTTCACGCCAAGGGTCTTCACATCTTTCAGGTACACGACTGCACCTGATACTGGCTCCTCGCTTGCGCCAAAAACCTTTCCCTGGATGACTCTCTGCTGCTCTGCACTGCTGAACGACGGCAGCAACGCGATGCCTAGCCCAACCAGCACGACCGCAATGTAAGCAAGAGTCCTGTATGCACTTCGGGAACCCGACCGCTTCGACTCCTCCATTTATTTATTCCTCTTCCTCGTCCGGGAACTCTTCGTCCTCGTCCTCAAGACCATCGTCATCGACGCGCGCTAACTCCAGCGGCTCCGTCGCGACAATCTCATATTCCGTTCCACATTCATCGCACACGATGACGTCGCCTTCTTCTGCTTCTTCCGCATCGAAGTCCAGCACCGTATCGCACTCAGAACAAATCGCCATGAACCCCTCCATCTATTTGGAGTAATTAAGATGATGATGACACACCACGCGGGTGCGACTTCGCTAGTTTTAGAGTGAAGTTCGCGCCGCGTCAAGCGATGGAAGCGGGAATATTCGTGAATTCACCTCTTTGGAGAATAGTTGATGAAGAAATCTCGTGTTGGATTCAGGATTCCTCATGTCTCTATATCCCACTATTGGAACCCGCGGCCCGGTATTTGGTTGTTGCCGCTGGCAGCGCTTCTGGTAACCTCTCCCGCGTATCTGCATGCAGATCCACCCTCCCGGGACCTGGACGCAGCGGGCCACCCGGTTGCGATTGCGCCCGTCGATCCGGCCATCCGGCAGGCTTTGTCGCAGGTTTCCGCCCTGGAGATTCGACGCACGATCGAGAAACTGGTGAGCTTCGGG
This DNA window, taken from Acidisarcina sp., encodes the following:
- a CDS encoding carboxypeptidase-like regulatory domain-containing protein, yielding MEESKRSGSRSAYRTLAYIAVVLVGLGIALLPSFSSAEQQRVIQGKVFGASEEPVSGAVVYLKDVKTLGVKSFISTSDGSYRFGQLSLAVDYEIWAEQGGKKSPTRTVSSFDQKTLYTINLKLSK